One genomic region from Haloterrigena gelatinilytica encodes:
- a CDS encoding 30S ribosomal protein S12 produces MANGKYAARKLKKDRQNQRWSDSDYARRARGLREKSDPLEGAPQGRGIVLEKVGIEAKQPNSAIRKCVRVQLIKNGKQVTAFCPGDGAISFIDEHDEVTIAGIGGAKGRAMGDLSGVNYKVDKVNGVALKELVRGNAEKPVR; encoded by the coding sequence ATGGCAAACGGCAAATACGCCGCGCGCAAACTCAAGAAGGACCGCCAGAACCAGCGGTGGTCCGACTCTGACTACGCGCGCCGCGCACGAGGCCTCCGCGAGAAGTCCGACCCGCTCGAGGGTGCTCCGCAGGGCCGCGGTATCGTCCTCGAAAAAGTCGGTATCGAAGCGAAACAGCCCAACTCGGCGATCCGAAAGTGCGTCCGAGTGCAGCTGATCAAGAACGGCAAACAGGTCACCGCGTTCTGTCCCGGTGACGGCGCAATCTCGTTCATCGACGAACACGACGAAGTCACCATCGCCGGGATCGGCGGGGCGAAGGGTCGTGCGATGGGCGACCTCTCCGGCGTCAACTACAAGGTCGACAAGGTCAACGGCGTCGCACTGAAGGAACTCGTTCGCGGAAACGCGGAGAAACCGGTGCGATAA
- a CDS encoding V4R domain-containing protein, whose protein sequence is MTAINTVFITASWFKRLIGSSDGEVQSGDKIPKVDDRMGFDGALEDSEVIGRSPLSYIAAGESVSSFVGKQIANKLAEYGLEDIEPDEWYPLEIPLAMLYDMNEEYGDVRMRNMGQNVPQHVEFPPELSEVDNALRAIDTAYHQNHRGSEIGSYEFQQEGESAGVMTCENPYPCEFDKGLIRGVAKKFANNPVEVEEIGEQCRSDGGQRCEYRVEWL, encoded by the coding sequence ATGACTGCAATTAATACAGTGTTCATCACTGCCTCGTGGTTCAAGCGACTCATCGGTTCGTCCGACGGGGAAGTTCAATCGGGTGATAAGATACCGAAAGTAGACGATCGCATGGGGTTCGATGGAGCGCTCGAGGACTCGGAAGTGATCGGTCGAAGTCCCCTCTCGTATATCGCTGCAGGCGAATCGGTCTCGTCGTTCGTGGGGAAACAGATCGCCAATAAACTCGCCGAGTACGGACTCGAGGACATCGAGCCCGACGAGTGGTATCCGCTCGAAATCCCACTCGCCATGCTGTACGATATGAACGAAGAGTACGGTGACGTCAGAATGCGGAATATGGGACAGAACGTCCCCCAACACGTCGAATTCCCACCGGAGCTTTCCGAGGTCGATAACGCGCTACGAGCGATCGATACGGCGTATCACCAGAACCACCGTGGCAGCGAAATCGGTTCCTACGAGTTCCAGCAGGAGGGGGAGAGCGCGGGCGTGATGACCTGTGAGAACCCCTACCCGTGTGAATTCGATAAGGGACTCATCAGGGGCGTCGCGAAGAAGTTCGCAAACAATCCCGTCGAAGTCGAGGAAATCGGCGAGCAGTGTCGGTCAGACGGCGGGCAGCGCTGTGAGTATCGCGTCGAGTGGCTCTGA